From Kineosporia succinea, the proteins below share one genomic window:
- a CDS encoding GTPase family protein: protein MAPAPRDWFSKQFGETFDDKAREIGRFNLAIFGKTGVGKSTLVNAIFGEDVAETGIGQPVTQGSHLYLHADGHFGVLDTRGLEIGTDDATILDELETYIKDMRRQPQADQVHVAWYCVRAGDRRFEDTEEAFIRGLDRLGLPVLIVLTQVPMRDGEYHPDAIALRDAIAERDLPVNGQIFLTNAKADDFAGLEAHGLQELLDATFLVAPAGVQEALVAAQKIDLSRKRASAEKAIRAAVGAAAAAGATPIPFSDAAVLVPIQLTMMATISHIYDVGVDRSTAGALAATAAATAGGRSLVTGLIKTVPGAGTLIGGGIAAAVASAVTWAVGQAWTTVCSRLSQGKLQGVSGALDSDAIRELFLDEFRGNMRKKLPGGFKSVDRK from the coding sequence ATGGCACCCGCACCCCGGGACTGGTTCAGCAAACAGTTCGGCGAGACCTTCGACGACAAGGCCCGCGAGATCGGCCGGTTCAACCTGGCCATCTTCGGCAAGACCGGCGTGGGCAAGAGCACGCTGGTCAACGCCATCTTCGGCGAGGACGTGGCGGAGACGGGCATCGGTCAGCCGGTGACCCAGGGCAGTCATCTCTACCTGCATGCCGACGGGCACTTCGGCGTGCTCGACACCCGCGGCCTGGAGATCGGCACCGACGACGCCACGATCCTCGACGAGCTCGAGACCTACATCAAGGACATGCGTCGTCAGCCGCAGGCCGACCAGGTGCACGTGGCCTGGTACTGCGTGCGGGCCGGCGACCGGCGCTTCGAGGACACCGAGGAGGCCTTCATCCGCGGCCTCGACCGGCTCGGGCTTCCGGTGCTCATCGTGCTCACCCAGGTGCCGATGCGCGACGGGGAGTACCACCCCGACGCGATCGCCCTGCGTGACGCCATCGCCGAGCGCGACCTGCCGGTGAACGGGCAGATCTTCCTCACCAACGCCAAGGCCGACGACTTCGCCGGGCTCGAGGCGCACGGCCTTCAGGAGCTTCTGGATGCCACGTTTCTCGTCGCCCCGGCGGGAGTACAGGAAGCGCTCGTGGCTGCGCAGAAGATCGACCTGAGCCGCAAGCGCGCCTCGGCCGAGAAGGCCATCCGGGCCGCGGTCGGTGCGGCCGCGGCGGCCGGGGCCACGCCAATCCCGTTCTCCGACGCGGCGGTGCTCGTGCCGATCCAGCTGACGATGATGGCGACGATCTCGCACATCTACGACGTCGGCGTCGACCGTTCCACCGCGGGGGCCCTGGCCGCCACGGCGGCGGCCACCGCAGGCGGGCGCTCGCTGGTGACGGGCCTGATCAAGACCGTTCCGGGAGCGGGCACGCTGATCGGCGGCGGCATCGCGGCGGCCGTGGCCTCGGCCGTCACCTGGGCCGTCGGCCAGGCCTGGACCACCGTCTGCTCGCGCCTGTCGCAGGGCAAGCTGCAGGGAGTCTCGGGCGCGCTCGACAGCGACGCGATCCGCGAGCTCTTCCTCGACGAGTTCCGCGGCAACATGCGCAAGAAGCTGCCGGGCGGCTTCAAGTCCGTCGACCGCAAGTAG
- a CDS encoding MFS transporter, translated as MSQSTSAASTTASSARWLTLTTVALAQLMVVLDTTVVNIALPSAQADLGFSDGDRQWIVTAYSLAFGSLLLLGGRLSDLIGRRRTFITALIGFAVASALGGAAPSFGLLVAARALQGVFGALLAPTALAVLATTFVDPVERRRAFGIFGAIAGMGGAIGLLLGGVLTENLDWRWNLYVNCFIAVIAVVGALFFLPHVQRSGPRPKLDVPGTVLVSAALFGLVYGFSHAETDGWGNGLTIGMLIGSVVLGTAFVWWQTRAEHPLMPLSIVLDRNRSASYLSVLLAGIGMFGIFLFLTYYLQITLGYSPIKTGLSFLPMIVALVFTAQISSNFLLPRFGPRVMVPSGMVFAAVGAFWLTALDLNSAYFPGILFPLVLMGMGFGQMMPAAIQTATLNVDPRFAGVASALVNTGQQVGGSLGTALINTLAASAATSYLASHQPATQEVLAQAQIQSYSTAYAWVGGFFVAGAVLAALLYRSRTETVQVTATTGPGAGASDAEPVIMH; from the coding sequence ATGTCCCAGTCCACTTCGGCCGCCTCGACGACGGCATCCTCAGCCCGCTGGCTGACGCTGACGACAGTCGCGCTGGCCCAGCTGATGGTCGTGCTGGACACGACCGTCGTGAACATCGCGCTGCCCTCCGCGCAGGCCGACCTCGGGTTCTCCGACGGCGACCGTCAGTGGATCGTCACCGCCTACTCCCTCGCCTTCGGCAGCCTGCTGCTGCTCGGCGGCCGGCTGTCCGACCTGATCGGGCGCCGCCGCACCTTCATCACCGCGCTGATCGGCTTCGCCGTGGCCTCGGCCCTGGGGGGTGCCGCGCCGTCGTTCGGTCTTCTGGTCGCTGCGCGGGCGCTGCAGGGTGTCTTCGGGGCGCTGCTCGCGCCCACCGCCCTGGCCGTGCTGGCCACCACCTTCGTCGACCCGGTCGAGCGGCGCCGGGCCTTCGGCATCTTCGGTGCCATCGCCGGTATGGGCGGCGCCATCGGCCTGCTCCTCGGCGGCGTGCTCACCGAGAACCTCGACTGGCGCTGGAATCTGTACGTCAACTGCTTCATCGCCGTCATCGCGGTGGTCGGCGCGCTCTTCTTCCTGCCCCACGTGCAGCGCTCTGGCCCACGCCCGAAGCTCGATGTACCCGGCACCGTGCTGGTCTCCGCCGCGCTCTTCGGCCTGGTCTACGGCTTCTCGCACGCCGAGACCGACGGCTGGGGCAACGGCCTGACCATCGGGATGCTGATCGGCTCGGTCGTGCTGGGCACCGCGTTCGTGTGGTGGCAGACCCGCGCCGAGCACCCGCTGATGCCGCTGTCGATCGTGCTCGACCGCAACCGCTCCGCCTCCTACCTCTCGGTGCTGCTGGCCGGCATCGGCATGTTCGGCATCTTCCTGTTCCTCACCTACTACCTGCAGATCACGCTGGGGTACTCGCCGATCAAGACGGGCCTGTCGTTCCTGCCGATGATCGTGGCGCTGGTGTTCACGGCGCAGATCTCGAGCAACTTCCTGCTGCCGCGGTTCGGCCCGCGCGTCATGGTGCCGTCGGGCATGGTCTTCGCCGCCGTCGGTGCGTTCTGGCTCACCGCGCTCGACCTGAACAGTGCCTACTTCCCGGGCATCCTGTTCCCACTGGTGCTGATGGGCATGGGCTTCGGCCAGATGATGCCCGCGGCCATCCAGACCGCCACGCTCAACGTCGACCCGCGCTTCGCCGGTGTGGCCTCGGCGCTGGTGAACACCGGCCAGCAGGTGGGCGGTTCGCTGGGCACGGCGTTGATCAACACGCTGGCCGCGTCGGCCGCCACCTCCTACCTGGCGTCGCACCAGCCGGCCACCCAGGAGGTGCTGGCCCAGGCCCAGATCCAGAGCTACAGCACGGCGTACGCCTGGGTCGGCGGGTTCTTCGTGGCCGGTGCGGTGCTCGCGGCGCTGCTCTACCGCTCGCGCACCGAGACCGTGCAGGTGACGGCGACGACCGGGCCCGGCGCCGGGGCGTCAGACGCGGAGCCGGTGATCATGCACTGA
- a CDS encoding TetR/AcrR family transcriptional regulator produces the protein MTTETAKTAEPARLGRKRDHSRDPEILDAALDVLAEVGYESMTVDMVATRAKAGKATLYRRWSSKADLVVDAIACLKRPVTPDGGPYVPPDTGTLRGDLVAMVKPKVVSDSNRHLKIMLGVTSMLSSEPQLLETLTEIMIKPRIESYRVVMQRAIDRCEVRPDIDIELLSSLGPAMAMYRSLYERQAPSRESIINLIDTVILPAVGLSAPPQGAHE, from the coding sequence ATGACCACCGAGACCGCGAAGACAGCCGAACCGGCGCGGCTCGGGCGCAAGCGAGACCACTCCCGCGACCCGGAGATTCTCGACGCCGCACTCGACGTGCTGGCCGAGGTGGGTTACGAGTCGATGACCGTCGACATGGTCGCCACCCGGGCCAAGGCCGGCAAGGCCACGCTCTACCGCCGCTGGTCGTCCAAGGCCGACCTGGTGGTCGACGCGATCGCCTGCCTGAAACGCCCGGTCACGCCCGACGGCGGCCCCTACGTGCCGCCCGACACCGGCACGCTGCGCGGCGACCTGGTGGCCATGGTCAAGCCCAAGGTGGTCAGCGACAGCAACCGCCACCTGAAGATCATGCTCGGCGTCACGTCGATGCTGTCCAGCGAGCCGCAGCTGCTCGAGACGCTCACCGAGATCATGATCAAGCCGCGCATCGAGTCGTACCGCGTAGTCATGCAGCGGGCGATCGACCGCTGCGAGGTGCGCCCCGACATCGACATCGAGCTGCTGTCGTCCCTCGGCCCGGCGATGGCGATGTACCGCTCGCTCTACGAGCGCCAGGCCCCCTCACGCGAGTCGATCATCAACCTCATCGACACGGTGATCCTGCCCGCCGTGGGGCTCTCAGCGCCGCCGCAGGGTGCGCACGAGTGA
- a CDS encoding PH domain-containing protein has product MVGHSERFGPGVPKELDRYLIPSEQIVFMLRRHWVVLAEPTATAVFGLLILAWVSNAASGLFVQILTVVWLLLLSRLILKAWEWYEELFLATDRRLMLVHGIITRQVDIMPMSKVTDMRYDRTVTGQILGYGKFVMESAGQDQALSTINYIPDSDLHYQQISQIIFAPSERKVTTKATAPGSRVPITEPEQAWWRRKA; this is encoded by the coding sequence ATGGTGGGGCATTCAGAACGATTCGGCCCAGGAGTTCCGAAGGAACTGGACCGCTACCTCATCCCGAGCGAGCAGATCGTCTTCATGCTGCGCCGGCACTGGGTGGTGCTCGCCGAGCCGACGGCCACGGCCGTGTTCGGCCTTCTGATCCTGGCCTGGGTGAGCAACGCGGCCAGCGGGCTGTTCGTCCAGATCCTGACCGTGGTGTGGCTGCTGCTGCTCAGCCGGCTGATCCTCAAGGCCTGGGAGTGGTACGAGGAGCTGTTCCTGGCCACCGACCGCCGGCTCATGCTGGTGCACGGCATCATCACCCGGCAGGTCGACATCATGCCGATGTCCAAGGTCACCGACATGCGGTACGACCGCACCGTCACCGGCCAGATCCTCGGTTACGGCAAGTTCGTGATGGAGTCCGCCGGTCAGGACCAGGCGCTCAGCACCATCAACTACATTCCCGACTCCGATCTGCACTACCAGCAGATCTCGCAGATCATCTTCGCGCCGTCGGAGCGCAAGGTGACCACGAAGGCCACCGCGCCCGGGTCACGGGTGCCGATCACCGAGCCCGAGCAGGCCTGGTGGCGGCGTAAGGCCTGA
- a CDS encoding SPOR domain-containing protein — translation MTELSSDLAEEPAPEEISEEPETGLLSRWSLQTPGIDIFWPILAVVLTTVVIVVASVAHSSMAAVGVGDPRTDWAASPSPAMDAPFVVVQVSSRPTQAQAQAEAQKLIMAKFNAGVLRSDFYEPMNKGWYVVFVGPFENSTAGKAQAEAVTRQIEGSLVRTLRRR, via the coding sequence GTGACCGAGCTGAGCAGCGACCTGGCGGAGGAACCCGCGCCGGAGGAGATCTCCGAGGAGCCGGAAACCGGTCTGCTGTCGCGCTGGTCGTTGCAGACCCCGGGTATCGACATCTTCTGGCCGATCCTCGCGGTCGTGCTCACGACGGTCGTGATCGTGGTGGCCTCGGTCGCCCACTCGTCGATGGCCGCGGTGGGGGTGGGTGACCCGCGCACCGACTGGGCCGCCTCGCCCAGCCCGGCGATGGACGCGCCGTTCGTGGTGGTGCAGGTGTCCAGCCGCCCGACCCAGGCGCAGGCCCAGGCCGAGGCACAGAAACTGATCATGGCGAAGTTCAACGCCGGGGTGCTGCGGTCGGACTTCTACGAGCCGATGAACAAGGGCTGGTACGTGGTGTTCGTCGGCCCGTTCGAGAACAGCACCGCCGGCAAGGCCCAGGCCGAGGCCGTCACCCGGCAGATCGAGGGCTCACTCGTGCGCACCCTGCGGCGGCGCTGA